A single window of Granulicella mallensis MP5ACTX8 DNA harbors:
- a CDS encoding DUF1624 domain-containing protein: MPSSKMIQQPSQGRSSGRSYRIESLDVLRGLLMLIMAIDHTRDYFSNAAIDPADPIHSWPALFFTRWITHICAPGFILLAGTSVYLQRQRKSAATLTRALILRGLWLIAFEIIVVSFGWSFGFGLPILQVIWVIGVSMIVLAGLQWLPVAAVGAFGAIVIFGHDLLDPVHAENLGHWSNAWHLLHQRGVLTFHAHPVAVYGYPIIPWVGVMALGYGFGSIVAKNPEARQRISLLTGIASLGLFALLRFTHGYGDPGPGFEHLGTPSHTVMSFLSVQKYPPSLHYLLATLGVVLLLFALFDKVVLAGRLDRFRAFLNVYGRVPFFFYIAHIFVIHALALVVARVTNPNWRFWITPDAVFTRHFDGWGYSLPVVYFIWMSVVLALYPLCAWFSRLKDRKRSWWLAYL; this comes from the coding sequence ATGCCATCTTCGAAGATGATTCAACAGCCATCCCAGGGAAGATCCTCGGGCCGCAGCTATCGCATCGAGTCACTTGACGTCCTTCGCGGTCTCTTGATGCTGATCATGGCGATCGATCACACCCGCGACTATTTTTCGAACGCGGCCATCGACCCAGCCGATCCAATCCACTCCTGGCCCGCATTGTTCTTCACCCGCTGGATCACCCACATCTGTGCCCCTGGCTTCATCTTGCTTGCCGGTACCAGCGTTTATCTCCAGCGTCAGCGCAAGAGCGCTGCAACGCTCACCCGCGCTCTTATCCTGCGCGGACTATGGTTGATCGCTTTTGAAATCATAGTAGTAAGTTTCGGTTGGTCTTTCGGTTTCGGGTTGCCGATTCTCCAGGTCATCTGGGTCATTGGTGTCAGCATGATCGTGCTGGCCGGACTGCAATGGCTGCCTGTAGCTGCGGTTGGCGCGTTCGGAGCGATCGTGATCTTTGGCCATGATCTTCTCGATCCCGTTCATGCCGAAAATCTGGGACATTGGTCAAACGCCTGGCACCTCCTCCACCAGCGCGGAGTGTTGACCTTCCACGCGCATCCTGTCGCAGTGTATGGATATCCCATCATTCCGTGGGTGGGAGTAATGGCTCTCGGTTACGGCTTTGGCTCTATCGTTGCGAAGAATCCAGAAGCAAGACAGCGTATTTCACTCCTGACCGGAATAGCGAGTCTTGGGCTCTTCGCACTCCTCCGCTTCACGCACGGCTATGGTGATCCCGGGCCAGGTTTCGAGCACCTTGGAACACCGAGCCACACGGTGATGTCATTCCTCTCGGTACAGAAGTATCCACCCTCGCTCCACTACCTGTTAGCAACACTCGGAGTAGTGCTGTTGCTTTTCGCTCTATTTGACAAAGTGGTCCTTGCCGGCCGGTTGGATCGATTCCGCGCGTTCCTGAATGTCTACGGACGGGTTCCCTTTTTCTTTTACATCGCCCACATCTTTGTCATTCATGCTCTCGCACTCGTTGTGGCACGCGTTACGAACCCCAACTGGCGTTTCTGGATTACACCGGATGCCGTCTTTACACGCCACTTCGACGGTTGGGGCTATTCTTTGCCGGTTGTCTATTTCATCTGGATGTCGGTGGTCTTGGCGCTCTATCCCCTGTGCGCCTGGTTTAGCCGTCTGAAAGATCGGAAGCGCAGTTGGTGGCTGGCATACCTTTAA
- a CDS encoding TonB-dependent receptor: MIRNLCFQLLFLFAVFPVASFAQANAVDAAVNGYVLDPSKSAISGAHNTLTNVSTGISQAVTTDEKGYYRFPLVPVGVYRLVTVADGFQTHTLEGIVLSVGQEARLDIPLVVGSTSQTVQVEAGADILDTGTSTVGAVLDRKEIENLPILSRQAYNFLLLSPGVIGMPTSTFSTTQFTFGGTERSQWNLDGLDDTQHGGNRQIRLIIVTPEAIAQTQTLANGYSAEFGRAAGGQVNVLLKSGTNQFHGSALGQWRPTDLQAIPTLATVQPNRSWYDEAFTLGGPIVKDRLFFFGQFENNPYTLPNAITITPASAAALALPSNEIGTAPFGETYRTLVGKVDYTLNSKNSGYIRYARFTNHQPNNDSGLAIVDRGSYYVDHQNGGGVQLATVLSSSLLNELRFGTIQRDTGDFPVVNNSPAGNVLINISSVANIGFSPLTTTTTTERSTSALDNLTWTHGRQTLKFGGEFDHELFANLSGTAPTFTFSGLAAQNGRPAVSALNQYLNTVAGAIDPATGLPYTYTNLTAYSGNPEIRIAFNFVNGFVQDEIRITPNLNINVGARYEVILFPTFDALAPYPLSRSVPNDYKDIAPRFGLTWSPFGSRKTTVHAAYGMYYDVPGLGTFYNAAQVNGHRLLNYLVTGSTPGSPTFPNVPQFNGGAFEVPPSITAFDQNFHNAYQQQANLQIQQELGANFQLTIGYQFAGLRHGLYYADTNLTATGQTLADGRPIFAGTAKRPNPNFGAINLIHSGTTSNFNGGFLTLQKRLSNGLEFTVNYMYSHALDDNIGEGGSISDPTNLRRDYGNADSDIRHNLVLQGLYQPKLAAPSLHWLNGFELSTITYMNSGFPINVTAGTDLNNDGVVNDRPLFESRNSDYGRGFSQVSAQVKRYFDIGERIHMSAFIGAENLLNTNNLNCNTTTGCTGAVINTANSSDLFRETAAGTSRNVQLGASIKF, from the coding sequence GTGATCCGTAATCTTTGCTTCCAGCTTCTATTCTTGTTCGCAGTATTTCCTGTTGCTTCTTTCGCACAGGCAAATGCTGTGGACGCCGCCGTAAACGGCTACGTCTTAGATCCCTCCAAGAGCGCGATCTCCGGCGCTCATAATACGCTCACCAACGTCAGCACCGGTATCTCTCAAGCGGTGACGACCGACGAAAAAGGCTATTATCGCTTTCCGCTCGTGCCGGTAGGAGTCTATCGCCTGGTCACGGTCGCGGATGGATTCCAGACGCATACGCTGGAAGGCATTGTCCTGAGTGTAGGCCAGGAGGCCCGGCTGGATATCCCCCTTGTCGTCGGAAGCACCTCGCAGACGGTCCAGGTTGAGGCCGGAGCAGACATCCTTGACACCGGAACCTCAACGGTAGGTGCCGTGCTCGATCGGAAGGAGATCGAGAACCTGCCGATTCTCTCCCGCCAGGCTTACAACTTCCTGCTCCTCTCTCCCGGCGTCATTGGTATGCCGACCAGCACGTTCTCGACGACCCAGTTCACCTTCGGAGGAACGGAGCGCTCGCAGTGGAACCTCGATGGTCTCGATGACACCCAGCATGGCGGGAACAGGCAGATTCGCCTCATCATCGTCACTCCGGAGGCGATCGCGCAGACCCAAACTTTAGCCAACGGCTATTCTGCCGAGTTCGGCAGAGCTGCTGGAGGTCAGGTTAACGTCCTCTTGAAGTCCGGCACCAATCAGTTCCACGGCTCGGCACTTGGGCAGTGGCGCCCCACGGACCTACAGGCGATCCCCACGCTCGCCACTGTCCAGCCCAACCGTAGCTGGTATGACGAAGCCTTTACCCTGGGTGGACCCATCGTCAAAGACAGGCTCTTCTTCTTTGGGCAGTTCGAGAACAACCCCTATACTCTTCCGAACGCTATCACGATCACTCCGGCCAGTGCCGCAGCACTCGCTTTGCCCAGCAACGAGATTGGTACTGCTCCGTTCGGAGAGACCTACCGTACGCTCGTTGGTAAAGTGGACTACACCCTGAACTCGAAGAATAGTGGCTATATCCGCTATGCTCGTTTTACGAATCATCAGCCAAACAACGACAGCGGCCTCGCCATCGTCGACCGTGGCTCCTATTATGTTGACCACCAGAATGGTGGCGGTGTCCAACTCGCTACCGTTCTTTCCAGCAGCCTGCTCAATGAGCTGCGCTTCGGCACCATCCAGCGCGATACTGGAGATTTTCCCGTAGTCAATAACTCCCCTGCGGGGAATGTTCTGATCAACATTTCGAGCGTTGCGAACATTGGGTTCAGCCCGCTGACTACAACCACCACCACCGAGCGCAGCACCAGCGCGCTCGACAACCTGACGTGGACGCACGGACGGCAGACGTTGAAGTTTGGTGGTGAGTTCGATCACGAACTCTTTGCAAACCTCTCTGGGACTGCTCCCACTTTTACCTTCAGTGGTCTCGCCGCACAGAACGGGCGCCCTGCCGTAAGCGCACTCAACCAATATCTCAACACCGTTGCCGGTGCAATCGATCCGGCGACAGGCTTACCCTACACCTATACCAACCTCACTGCATACAGTGGCAATCCGGAGATTCGGATCGCATTCAACTTTGTGAATGGATTCGTGCAGGATGAGATTCGCATCACTCCTAACCTGAATATCAACGTAGGCGCACGCTATGAAGTGATCCTCTTCCCTACCTTTGATGCTCTAGCGCCTTATCCGCTTTCGCGTAGCGTCCCCAACGACTACAAAGATATTGCGCCGCGGTTCGGCCTCACCTGGTCTCCCTTCGGCAGCCGAAAGACCACTGTCCACGCGGCCTATGGCATGTACTACGATGTGCCCGGCTTAGGAACTTTCTACAATGCGGCGCAGGTCAACGGTCATCGCCTGCTCAACTATCTGGTGACTGGCAGCACCCCGGGATCACCAACATTTCCAAATGTTCCACAATTCAACGGCGGCGCATTTGAAGTCCCTCCCAGCATTACGGCCTTCGACCAGAACTTCCACAATGCCTACCAGCAGCAGGCCAATCTGCAGATCCAGCAGGAGCTTGGCGCCAACTTTCAACTCACGATCGGCTATCAATTCGCGGGTTTGCGACACGGGCTCTACTATGCGGATACAAACCTTACCGCGACCGGACAGACACTGGCAGACGGACGGCCGATCTTTGCCGGCACGGCCAAGCGCCCGAACCCCAACTTTGGCGCCATCAACCTGATCCACTCCGGGACGACATCCAACTTCAACGGCGGCTTCCTTACCCTACAGAAGCGGCTTTCAAACGGCCTTGAGTTCACCGTCAACTACATGTACTCGCATGCTCTTGACGACAATATCGGAGAGGGTGGAAGCATCAGCGATCCTACCAATCTCCGTCGCGACTATGGCAATGCCGACAGCGATATACGCCACAACCTCGTACTCCAGGGGCTGTATCAGCCCAAATTGGCCGCCCCCTCTCTGCACTGGCTCAACGGTTTTGAGCTTTCAACGATTACCTATATGAACTCCGGCTTTCCCATCAACGTAACCGCAGGCACAGATCTTAACAACGATGGAGTCGTCAATGACCGGCCACTCTTTGAGAGTCGCAACAGCGACTATGGCCGCGGCTTCTCTCAGGTGAGCGCACAGGTCAAACGCTACTTCGATATCGGAGAGCGCATCCATATGTCCGCGTTCATCGGAGCAGAGAACCTGCTGAACACCAACAATCTTAACTGCAACACAACCACCGGCTGTACCGGTGCCGTAATCAATACGGCAAACTCAAGCGACCTGTTTCGAGAGACAGCTGCGGGCACCTCGCGCAATGTTCAACTCGGGGCAAGCATTAAATTCTAA
- a CDS encoding sialate O-acetylesterase, translating into MKWLQLLILFALTSQGAKANAEVRLPHLFSDHAVLQRDRPIHVWGWSAPGAHLVAHFHQQQVASIADAGGIWSLYLRPESAGGPYVLTITGDGADVAVHDLLVGDVWIASGQSNMEFPLQGFGPDTPLKNQASEIAAATQPRLRLLRLEHKSNDFPLADQQNVWTLCTPDTARYFSAVAYFFGRDISQHENVPIGLVDTTWGGTPADSWISLNTLGSNAQLLPAFLSRAHFADEQRDLNAILASEKAEDEAAQHAGKPLPKHPWHPAEEAWVPAGIYNGMISPLAPMTIRGFLWYQGESNSAHDRAPYYKSLFSALIGDWRNHFAQGDLPFLYVQISSFDSPSEDWGAVRDAQRRTLDVANTAMTVTLDIGDAKNVHPSDKQTVGARLALTARHLVYGESILSTGPLFREATRESNPDGSFSMRVWFDNSKGLTSKGKPLSAFELAGPDRHFVAATARIDGETVLVNAPEILQPMYVRFGWSGVVDGNIYNSADLPASTFSSELAP; encoded by the coding sequence TTGAAATGGCTTCAGCTATTAATTCTGTTCGCCCTGACTTCGCAGGGGGCGAAAGCCAACGCCGAAGTTCGCCTTCCACACCTCTTTTCCGATCATGCTGTCCTGCAACGCGATCGTCCGATCCACGTGTGGGGTTGGTCGGCTCCCGGTGCGCACCTGGTGGCTCACTTCCATCAACAACAGGTCGCGTCGATTGCAGATGCCGGCGGGATATGGAGTCTCTATCTGCGCCCTGAGAGCGCGGGAGGGCCGTATGTCCTAACGATTACAGGAGACGGCGCGGATGTGGCAGTACACGATCTCCTGGTCGGAGATGTGTGGATTGCGTCCGGACAAAGCAATATGGAATTTCCGCTGCAAGGGTTCGGGCCAGACACGCCCCTGAAGAATCAGGCAAGCGAGATTGCTGCCGCCACACAGCCAAGGCTGAGGCTGCTCCGGCTCGAGCATAAGAGCAATGACTTTCCACTAGCTGATCAACAAAACGTCTGGACGCTTTGTACGCCCGACACCGCGAGATATTTTTCCGCCGTCGCCTATTTCTTCGGGCGCGATATCTCGCAGCATGAGAACGTTCCAATCGGATTGGTAGACACGACCTGGGGAGGAACCCCCGCGGACTCCTGGATTTCACTGAACACGCTTGGCTCCAATGCTCAGCTTCTGCCTGCGTTCCTTAGCAGAGCCCATTTTGCCGACGAGCAAAGAGACCTCAACGCGATCCTTGCCTCGGAAAAGGCCGAAGACGAAGCGGCTCAGCACGCAGGCAAGCCTCTTCCGAAGCACCCGTGGCATCCCGCTGAGGAAGCATGGGTGCCGGCAGGGATATACAACGGCATGATCTCCCCGCTCGCGCCGATGACGATTAGGGGGTTCCTCTGGTATCAGGGCGAATCGAACTCCGCACATGATCGCGCTCCTTATTACAAGTCTCTGTTCTCGGCGTTGATCGGAGACTGGCGGAATCACTTTGCGCAAGGCGATCTTCCTTTTCTCTACGTACAAATTTCGAGCTTTGACTCTCCATCAGAGGATTGGGGTGCCGTCCGCGATGCACAGCGCCGGACGCTCGATGTCGCCAACACGGCCATGACCGTTACGCTGGATATCGGCGATGCGAAGAATGTCCATCCCAGCGATAAACAAACGGTTGGAGCCCGTCTGGCTCTAACTGCTCGGCACCTGGTGTATGGTGAATCCATTCTCTCGACCGGACCGCTCTTTCGAGAAGCTACCAGGGAGAGCAATCCAGATGGATCGTTCAGCATGCGCGTTTGGTTCGATAACTCGAAGGGACTCACGTCCAAAGGAAAACCACTCAGCGCATTCGAACTCGCCGGGCCTGACCGCCACTTCGTCGCCGCAACGGCACGTATCGATGGAGAGACCGTCCTCGTAAACGCACCAGAAATCCTTCAACCTATGTATGTTCGTTTCGGATGGTCCGGTGTGGTGGACGGCAATATCTACAACTCAGCCGATTTACCGGCGTCAACATTCTCTTCCGAATTAGCTCCGTAG
- a CDS encoding adenosine deaminase family protein codes for MMSFCNRPIQRLLRFSVLFAFGSALAGSGVLAQTGSPLTPSEARTARAFEAAKKLGAPELYAFLKPMPKGADLHMHLSGAVYAETFIAEAVKQGLCVDPKALTFAPPVTGKDAPCGPGNLPASSALKDQRLYDALIDAFSMRSFVPSSGVSGHDQFFSTFDHFRGLDSSHAGEWLDEVVRRAAAQNEQYLEAMQTPTFTHAADLGYKLGWPKGAEKTVTPQQLARLRDELLASGVRDEVGVDSKELADAESARRAMEGCEGAQPNPVQIQGMEYDPCTIQTHWLYQVLRGFPPQQVFAQTLLGFEVASADPHVVGINFVMPEDGRVSMQDYHLQMQMLDYLHSVYPKVRLSLHAGEIAPGMVTPDGLRFHIREAIDLGHAERIGHGMDVLYEDHPSALLKEMADKHVMVEINLTSNDVILGLTRTDHPLAAYRAAHVPVALSTDDEGVSRIDLTHEYVKGAEEQGLTYVDLKQMARTSLEHAFLAGESLWAAPDSFTRRKAACAAPITSTSNPTSACAVLLKSSERAAEQWELERRFALFEASIH; via the coding sequence ATGATGAGTTTTTGCAACCGCCCTATCCAGAGGCTGCTCCGTTTCTCCGTTCTCTTTGCCTTTGGCTCAGCCCTTGCCGGTAGCGGCGTGTTGGCACAGACAGGTTCTCCGCTCACGCCTTCCGAGGCCCGGACTGCACGTGCCTTTGAGGCCGCAAAGAAGCTTGGAGCGCCGGAGCTTTATGCGTTTCTCAAGCCGATGCCCAAAGGCGCCGATCTTCATATGCATCTCTCCGGCGCGGTTTATGCGGAGACCTTTATTGCCGAGGCCGTCAAGCAGGGGCTTTGCGTCGATCCCAAAGCTTTGACGTTCGCGCCGCCCGTGACAGGGAAAGACGCGCCCTGCGGCCCAGGCAATCTTCCTGCGTCGTCCGCGCTCAAGGACCAGAGACTCTACGACGCTCTCATCGATGCCTTCTCCATGCGCAGCTTCGTTCCCAGCTCCGGCGTCAGCGGGCACGACCAGTTCTTTTCCACCTTCGATCACTTTCGCGGTCTCGATAGCTCCCATGCGGGTGAGTGGTTGGATGAGGTTGTCAGGCGTGCTGCTGCGCAGAACGAGCAGTATCTCGAGGCGATGCAGACTCCAACCTTTACTCATGCTGCGGACCTCGGCTACAAGCTAGGCTGGCCTAAGGGGGCGGAGAAGACCGTTACCCCCCAACAGCTTGCCAGGCTCCGCGATGAGCTTCTCGCCAGCGGTGTGCGCGATGAGGTTGGCGTCGACAGCAAAGAGCTTGCCGATGCGGAATCCGCGCGTCGTGCCATGGAGGGATGTGAAGGCGCGCAGCCCAACCCTGTGCAGATCCAGGGGATGGAATATGATCCCTGCACGATCCAAACGCATTGGCTCTACCAGGTTCTGCGCGGGTTTCCTCCCCAGCAGGTTTTTGCCCAGACGCTTCTCGGTTTTGAAGTCGCAAGCGCTGATCCACACGTTGTCGGCATTAACTTCGTGATGCCGGAGGACGGTCGTGTCTCCATGCAGGACTACCACCTCCAGATGCAGATGCTTGACTATCTGCACTCGGTCTATCCGAAGGTTCGCCTGTCGCTACACGCCGGCGAGATCGCTCCCGGCATGGTGACACCGGATGGCCTGCGCTTCCACATTCGCGAGGCCATCGACCTCGGACATGCGGAGCGCATCGGCCACGGTATGGATGTGCTTTACGAAGATCATCCCTCCGCCCTGTTGAAAGAGATGGCGGACAAACACGTCATGGTTGAGATCAACCTGACCTCCAACGATGTCATTCTTGGCCTCACCCGGACCGATCATCCGCTTGCCGCCTACCGCGCTGCACACGTGCCGGTCGCGCTCTCCACCGACGACGAAGGCGTCAGCCGCATCGACCTCACGCATGAGTACGTGAAGGGTGCGGAAGAGCAGGGTCTGACCTATGTCGACCTCAAGCAGATGGCACGCACCTCGCTGGAGCACGCCTTTCTCGCCGGAGAAAGCCTCTGGGCGGCGCCCGACAGCTTTACGCGACGCAAGGCTGCTTGTGCTGCACCGATCACTTCCACCAGCAATCCCACCTCTGCCTGTGCCGTGCTGTTGAAGTCCAGCGAGCGTGCCGCCGAACAGTGGGAACTGGAACGCCGATTCGCTCTCTTTGAAGCTTCTATCCACTAG
- a CDS encoding glutaminase family protein produces the protein MNFSVVSRCTIVTGLLLCAALLTTRASAQREPAVPLVTHDPYFSVWSMTDKLTDGPTRHWTGTEQPMRGLLRVDGKSYRVMGDSPREVPAMNQTAMEITPTHTRYSFEGAGVRCVLTFLSPLLPDEFDVMARPVTYVTWQVSATDGAKHTVEAYLDVDSRIAVNSQDQFVVWGRSAAKGLQVMSVGSQEQRVLNRSGDNLRADWGYFHLAIPTDEQATSAMSGDTVRSFVHDGTLPEEDDVRMPRVPTDGAVQLAVALPMNVSGSHAVERHVLLSFTQDYAIEYLNRRLRPYWARDGKTSGTMLAESERDYAAVDAKAVKFDKELVADMERVGGKDYARLTALAYRQTLAANGFAADVDGRPLQFPKENFSNGCISTVDVLYPSAPFFLFFNPALLEAQLKPVMDYAASGRWRWPFAPHDLGQYPLANGQVYGGGERTEEDQMPVEESGNMLIMIAAMGRAQGDMHFAKTYWPLLTKWAEYLREKGLDPENQLSTDDFAGHLAHNANLSIKAIDALGAYAEMAQELGHADEAKAYAGLAKTMAAQWETMAHEGDHYKLAFDSTDTWSQKYNLVWDKVLRLNLFPTKVRETELAFYAKHMNRYGLPLDSRKTYTKLDWEIWTATLADSPQQFESFTAPIAAWLDDTPSRVPLTDWYDTLSGKQQGFQARSVVGGVYMKALSDDALAKKWRNHAQSGTSVSHLQ, from the coding sequence TTGAACTTTTCTGTTGTTTCCCGTTGCACGATAGTTACTGGATTGCTGTTATGCGCTGCTTTACTCACCACGAGAGCGTCCGCGCAGCGTGAACCAGCAGTGCCGCTCGTGACGCATGACCCATACTTCAGCGTGTGGTCGATGACAGACAAGCTTACCGATGGCCCGACGCGACATTGGACCGGCACGGAACAGCCCATGCGTGGATTACTGCGCGTGGATGGAAAATCCTATCGCGTAATGGGAGATAGTCCGCGTGAAGTGCCCGCGATGAATCAGACAGCGATGGAGATAACGCCCACCCACACACGTTATTCATTTGAAGGTGCGGGTGTGCGGTGCGTGCTCACCTTTCTCTCTCCGCTACTGCCGGACGAGTTTGATGTCATGGCGCGGCCAGTAACGTATGTCACATGGCAAGTGTCTGCGACGGATGGCGCGAAGCACACAGTAGAAGCGTACCTGGATGTAGACTCGCGAATTGCGGTCAATTCACAGGACCAGTTTGTAGTTTGGGGGCGATCTGCAGCGAAGGGATTGCAGGTAATGAGCGTTGGATCTCAGGAACAGCGTGTATTGAATCGCAGCGGCGATAATCTGCGCGCCGACTGGGGTTATTTTCACCTGGCTATACCCACGGACGAACAAGCAACAAGCGCGATGAGTGGCGACACGGTGAGGTCATTTGTCCATGACGGCACCTTACCGGAGGAAGACGATGTGAGGATGCCGCGCGTACCGACGGATGGCGCGGTGCAGCTTGCAGTTGCCTTACCCATGAATGTATCCGGAAGCCATGCGGTAGAACGGCATGTGCTACTGAGCTTTACGCAGGATTATGCGATCGAGTATCTGAATCGCAGGCTGCGGCCGTATTGGGCAAGAGATGGCAAGACGAGCGGAACGATGTTGGCCGAATCTGAACGTGACTATGCAGCCGTGGATGCGAAGGCGGTGAAGTTCGACAAAGAACTGGTTGCCGACATGGAGCGCGTGGGCGGCAAAGACTATGCGCGATTAACAGCGCTGGCCTACAGACAGACACTGGCCGCAAATGGATTCGCTGCGGATGTGGATGGCAGGCCACTGCAGTTTCCGAAGGAAAACTTCAGCAATGGCTGCATCTCGACCGTGGATGTGCTGTATCCGTCTGCGCCGTTCTTTTTGTTCTTCAATCCTGCGTTACTCGAGGCGCAGCTTAAACCGGTGATGGACTATGCTGCGAGCGGGCGGTGGCGGTGGCCCTTTGCACCGCATGATCTGGGGCAGTATCCCCTGGCAAACGGGCAGGTGTACGGTGGCGGCGAGCGTACAGAAGAGGATCAAATGCCCGTCGAAGAGAGCGGCAATATGCTGATTATGATTGCCGCAATGGGTCGTGCCCAGGGCGATATGCACTTTGCCAAAACGTATTGGCCATTGCTGACAAAGTGGGCCGAGTACCTGAGGGAGAAGGGACTTGACCCGGAGAACCAGTTGAGCACGGACGACTTTGCCGGACATCTGGCACACAATGCAAATCTGTCGATCAAAGCGATTGACGCGCTGGGCGCTTATGCCGAAATGGCTCAAGAACTAGGCCATGCAGATGAGGCAAAAGCTTATGCCGGCTTGGCAAAGACAATGGCGGCACAATGGGAAACGATGGCGCATGAAGGCGACCACTACAAACTGGCTTTCGATTCGACCGACACGTGGAGCCAGAAATACAATCTAGTGTGGGACAAAGTGCTGCGGTTGAATCTGTTTCCAACCAAGGTGCGAGAGACAGAGCTCGCCTTTTATGCGAAGCACATGAATCGCTATGGGCTGCCTCTGGATAGCCGCAAGACTTATACCAAGCTGGATTGGGAGATATGGACAGCCACGTTGGCGGATTCCCCGCAGCAATTTGAGAGTTTTACCGCACCTATCGCAGCGTGGCTGGACGATACGCCATCGCGAGTTCCGCTGACGGACTGGTATGACACACTGAGTGGAAAGCAGCAGGGCTTCCAGGCCCGCTCGGTTGTGGGCGGGGTTTATATGAAGGCTCTGAGTGACGATGCGCTGGCAAAGAAGTGGCGTAACCATGCGCAGTCTGGGACGTCTGTCTCGCATCTGCAGTAG
- a CDS encoding site-specific integrase: MFPPNRGDKSERQRLERSFDDLLARARIQNFWFHDLRHTFASWS, from the coding sequence ATTTTCCCGCCAAACCGGGGCGACAAGAGTGAACGGCAACGTCTGGAAAGGAGTTTTGATGACCTGCTCGCCAGGGCTAGGATTCAGAACTTCTGGTTCCACGATCTGCGCCATACCTTCGCGTCCTGGTCATGA
- a CDS encoding MFS transporter, which translates to MMIPQKTRELSTSEVRILSLASIGGALEFYDFVIFVFFATIIGKLFFAASLPDWVRQAQTFSIFAAGYLARPLGGIVMAHFGDTRGRKRMFTLSVLLMAIPTLLIGLLPTYQSIGVAAPLLLLLMRIMQGIAIGGEAPGAWVFVAEHARRGRAGFAIGLLTSGLSFGILLGSLMAACLSRVFSQTQIAAGAWRIPFLIGGVFGFIAMWLRRWLKETPVFEEMRNRARLSRELPLGVVLKGHCRAVVTSILSTWMLTAAIVVVILMTPSLLPKLFGIAAGQAQTANLVATAALCISTIVIGAATDRFGVRRVSVPMLLFLIASAYGLYRGAETMPAMLLPLYALAGFGAGAVVLTPIMMIHAFPTSIRFSGVSFSYNLAYALFGGLTPLLVSWLAHLDRIGPAHYIAAVTVVGLCATLMAPKHALSEIDAPGAL; encoded by the coding sequence ATGATGATCCCGCAGAAAACCCGTGAACTATCGACATCGGAAGTCCGCATTCTTTCGCTCGCATCTATCGGAGGTGCGTTGGAATTCTATGACTTCGTTATCTTCGTGTTCTTCGCCACCATAATCGGGAAGTTGTTCTTTGCCGCGAGCCTGCCTGATTGGGTGCGTCAGGCTCAGACTTTCAGCATCTTTGCTGCTGGCTACTTGGCGAGGCCCCTTGGCGGCATCGTAATGGCGCATTTCGGTGATACCAGGGGACGCAAACGCATGTTCACACTCAGCGTCCTACTGATGGCAATTCCGACGCTTCTCATTGGGCTTCTTCCAACTTATCAATCGATCGGGGTGGCCGCGCCCCTGCTTCTCTTGTTGATGCGGATCATGCAAGGCATAGCCATCGGCGGAGAAGCGCCCGGCGCCTGGGTCTTCGTTGCAGAGCATGCGAGACGTGGAAGGGCTGGTTTCGCGATCGGCTTGCTCACCAGCGGGTTGAGCTTCGGTATCCTCCTCGGCTCATTGATGGCCGCATGTCTTAGCCGAGTATTCAGCCAAACTCAGATAGCCGCGGGAGCCTGGAGAATTCCATTCTTGATTGGCGGCGTCTTCGGATTCATCGCGATGTGGCTGCGTCGCTGGTTGAAAGAAACTCCAGTGTTTGAAGAGATGCGGAACCGTGCAAGGCTTTCCCGCGAGTTGCCTTTAGGTGTTGTCCTAAAAGGACATTGTCGAGCGGTCGTGACCTCGATCTTGAGCACGTGGATGCTTACCGCAGCCATCGTAGTTGTAATTTTGATGACGCCTTCGCTTTTGCCTAAGTTATTTGGGATAGCGGCCGGTCAAGCGCAAACCGCTAATCTGGTCGCGACAGCAGCATTATGCATCTCCACCATCGTCATCGGTGCTGCTACAGATCGATTCGGTGTCCGCCGTGTCTCTGTTCCGATGCTGTTGTTCCTGATCGCTTCAGCGTATGGACTATATCGCGGTGCAGAGACGATGCCAGCCATGCTGCTGCCTCTCTATGCACTGGCGGGATTCGGCGCTGGCGCAGTTGTACTCACGCCCATCATGATGATTCACGCATTTCCAACATCGATACGGTTTAGCGGAGTCTCATTCTCCTACAACCTCGCCTACGCGCTCTTCGGCGGACTGACTCCTCTTTTGGTCTCGTGGCTTGCACATCTTGACCGCATCGGGCCGGCACACTACATCGCGGCTGTGACCGTCGTCGGACTTTGTGCAACGCTGATGGCACCGAAGCATGCGCTTAGCGAAATCGATGCCCCCGGCGCACTTTGA